In the Pseudochaenichthys georgianus chromosome 1, fPseGeo1.2, whole genome shotgun sequence genome, one interval contains:
- the gprin3b gene encoding G protein-regulated inducer of neurite outgrowth 3 — protein MGTNPKRTVTVQMVPQLAVIDTLGNKEPNANWANEPDLQLSQVCPKTTLTSPDHTQDNSSLTAAPDITQIPNTASKGGEPVCSAVSDKPVPTNGNQTKTEPVTGGDQQMQDPSRTSRSVGEAGRDQRDSNANIKMISQADKKDICKADTALTASKIDMQNNDCRIKGPSAAEEECAKLASSSREDSNKNVPASNTNLNNPCELRHTASEPQHDNKGSSTAPKNKDTAVPQKLQEPDHMCSSSQSSVSPKETPKAQQRIETTAASHCSTTPPSKSKDVEVRCTDTTSSSSHPEKDMPPAKKAQVSSDKHQPASSQKDLSTLDDPKETPKAKQSIETTAASHCSTTPPSKSKDAELRCTDTTSSSTHPENMPPEKKPHVSSDKHHPASSQKDSSTLPQASQIMKADASEEATQINTSVSEGQQQQQLGKLFKEASTMTLSPFPTPVKQLHDMEVQAVANTCSKAVSTSPSLLPFTVPRNGGAVPREAAQSLAVVYQADGGVGIHQLSMSPLPTDPRSERLTVEAEMCPNQNVGVVFPLETLSQQQDKRLGAKDAALCNTQPVYQINIEHSNPKEQGETGNSQNTTSVQKSTAKTATAEAPTLKSGKAQETAGASKAGSADSNKAALSQAAVNTKPTRAPPTATKTASKPEPRKVKAASPKQKAKAGGKASKKETKSSKQKMEQERKKEEDELREKGIHDVVWDEQGMTWEVYGASVDPESLGFAIQSHLQCKIKEQERKLVVQTSIRKSDSGADSPAHGKKNKRRQQNIFRSMLQNVRRPNCCVNPPSSSVLE, from the coding sequence ATGGGAACCAACCCAAAGAGGACAGTGACAGTCCAGATGGTGCCTCAGCTGGCTGTGATAGACACGCTGGGCAATAAGGAGCCGAACGCCAACTGGGCGAACGAGCCCGACCTCCAACTCTCTCAGGTTTGTCCAAAAACAACCCTCACATCTCCCGATCACACACAGGATAACTCATCTCTGACTGCCGCTCCCGATATCACACAAATCCCCAACACTGCTTCAAAGGGAGGAGAACCAGTCTGCAGCGCTGTGTCAGACAAACCAGTACCGACTAATGGAAACCAGACGAAGACAGAACCTGTGACAGGAGGAGATCAACAGATGCAAGACCCGTCTCGAACAAGCCGAAGTGTGGGTGAAGCAGGACGAGACCAGAGGGATTCGAACGCTAATATTAAAATGATTAGCCAGGCTGATAAAAAGGATATCTGTAAGGCAGACACAGCTCTAACAGCCTCAAAGATCGACATGCAGAACAATGATTGCAGAATAAAGGGGCCGAGTGCAGCAGAGGAGGAATGTGCAAAGTTGGCATCCTCCTCACGAGAGGACAGTAATAAAAATGTACCTGCAAGTAATACAAATCTCAACAACCCCTGTGAATTAAGGCATACAGCATCTGAACCGCAACACGATAATAAAGGGAGCAGTACAGCTCCGAAAAATAAGGACACAGCTGTACCACAAAAACTTCAAGAGCCGGATCATATGTGTAGCAGCTCACAAAGCTCTGTCAGTCCGAAAGAGACTCCCAAAGCTCAACAACGCATAGAAACTACTGCAGCTTCTCATTGCTCAACTACACCTCCGTCTAAGAGCAAGGATGTAGAGGTTAGATGTACTGATACGACTTCAAGTTCATCACATCCAGAGAAAGACATGCCACCAGCAAAGAAAGCACAAGTCTCTTCAGATAAACATCAACCAGCGTCTTCTCAGAAGGACTTATCCACGCTGGATGATCCCAAGGAGACTCCCAAAGCTAAACAAAGCATAGAAACTACTGCAGCTTCTCATTGCTCAACTACACCTCCGTCTAAGAGCAAGGATGCAGAGCTTAGGTGTACTGATACGACTTCAAGTTCAACACATCCAGAGAACATGCCTCCAGAAAAGAAACCTCATGTCTCCTCGGATAAACATCATCCAGCATCTTCACAGAAGGACTCCTCCACTCTGCCCCAGGCGTCACAAATCATGAAGGCAGATGCGTCGGAGGAAGCCACCCAGATCAACACATCTGTCTCTGaagggcagcagcagcagcagctcggcAAGCTGTTCAAGGAGGCTTCAACGATGACTTTATCCCCGTTCCCCACGCCAGTCAAGCAGCTTCATGATATGGAGGTTCAGGCGGTTGCAAACACGTGCAGCAAGGCCGTGTCCACAAGTCCCAGCCTGCTGCCTTTCACTGTGCCTCGCAACGGTGGAGCGGTCCCCAGGGAGGCGGCGCAGAGCCTGGCTGTCGTCTACCAGGCCGACGGGGGTGTGGGAATACATCAGCTCAGCATGAGTCCTCTACCTACTGATCCAAGGTCAGAGAGACTCACGGTTGAGGCGGAGATGTGCCCCAACCAAAACGTCGGTGTGGTGTTTCCTTTAGAAACGTTGTCCCAGCAGCAGGACAAAAGGCTCGGAGCTAAAGACGCGGCTCTCTGCAACACACAGCCAGTTTATCAGATCAATATTGAACACAGCAACCCCAAGGAGCAAGGAGAGACCGGTAACTCCCAGAATACAACAAGTGTTCAGAAATCTACAGCCAAAACAGCCACTGCTGAGGCTCCCACTCTTAAATCAGGAAAAGCCCAAGAGACAGCCGGTGCTTCCAAGGCTGGATCTGCCGACAGTAACAAAGCTGCGCTGtctcaggctgctgttaacACCAAGCCAACTCGGGCCCCGCCAACGGCAACAAAAACAGCATCCAAGCCAGAACCAAGGAAAGTAAAAGCTGCAAGTCCGAAACAGAAGGCTAAAGCTGGCGGTAAAGCCTCGAAGAAGGAGACAAAGTCAAGCAAACAGAAGATGGAACAAGAGAGGAAGAAAGAAGAGGACGAGCTGAGGGAAAAGGGCATCCACGATGTCGTCTGGGATGAACAGGGCATGACCTGGGAGGTCTACGGGGCGTCGGTGGACCCCGAATCCCTTGGCTTTGCCATTCAGAGCCACTTGCAGTGCAAAATCAAGGAGCAAGAGAGGAAACTGGTGGTGCAGACCTCCATCAGGAAGTCGGACTCTGGTGCGGACTCGCCGGCCCACGGCAAGAAGAACAAAAGGAGGCAGCAGAACATTTTCAGGTCAATGCTGCAAAATGTCAGACGGCCAAACTGCTGCGTGAATCCCCCTTCCTCCTCCGTCCTCGAGTAG